A region of the Candidatus Eremiobacteraceae bacterium genome:
CGGGTTACTTCTGGACTGCCGTGTAGGCTTCCCTGTTGAGCCGTTGAGCGGTGCCGCGCGAGGGGTTTCAGGACCGTCGGCGGCGCGGCGCTATATCGGCTCGGTCCATCAATCGTAGTACGTTGGCATCCGATCCCTTCTCGAAGAAAAGCCAAACGGCGCATTCGATGATCGAGCTCTCGCTCGTATTCTGTTCGTATGCGAGCTTACGAAGCCGTTTCGCCAAAAGCGAACTCATGGAGTGTGACAGTCGCACGACCGTAGTGTCTGCGGCCTGAACCGTGTCCACTGCGCTGGCGGGAAATCGAACTCTGCTCGCGGGTATCTTGCCGTTTCGGACGGTGCTGTTCCGACTTGCCATATTCTTACTCGATTTTCTTGAACGTGCGGGCGGTATCGGTACTAGCCTTCGATAGCTTCGCGACCAGGCCTTGGGAGGCGTCATCTTCGCTACTATTATCTGCAACTGTTATTATCTTGCGTTCGTCGGGGAACAGCTCGATGATTGCCGAAGTGTGACCGGTCTAGGCATAGCCTAGTCAAGGAAAGCGCTCAAGTGGATTATTCAAAAGCGCTCGACGATCTCGATCCCATCCTTCGCAGTCGTCTCCGCGCGGTTGCGCGCATCGCCGGCATGAGCGAGATAGAGGCGTTGAGAACGATCGTCGAGACGTCGCGTGGTAAAATCAACGGTGATACCGGGCTTGCGCCCGAAGACCCGCGATAGATCATGATGTCGGTTCGACTCGTCACCCTTACCGCGGTCGCAGTTATCTGCCTGTTCTCGAGCCAGTCGATTGCGCACGCCGCCCCTGTCTCAACCGCAGACCAGAACGTCGTCCTCAATCATCGGCTTGCGTTGATGGCCCTCGCGCCCGCTCCGTCCAGGATAGCCCGCGCGTCTGAGCTCGAAGATCTATTCTCGCGGACTGCTGCGGACGAGCACCGCAAACCGGATTGGTGGTCAAGCGTGACCTTCAAGGCTATCGCATCTCGCTTCATCTCGGCAGAACGCTTCCTGCACTTTCGGCAGGGCGGAGTCGACGCGAATTTCTGGGGCGTCATGAACCGGGGCGGCAGCCTTCGGATCAAGTACTCGGTTCGGCTGCGCTAAAAGGCTACCGAGCCCGACGGCCGAGTTAGAACAGCGGACGCATCTTGCGTCCGCTGTTTTTGGCTCACGCGAAGCGGATCTATCGACTCAGAAGCATGAGCGTGTTCTGCGCGTCGTCGACGAAGTAGAGGCCACCGCCGGGTCGCAACGCGAGCCCGAACAGCGCGCCGGCACCAGGCGGACTACCGCTGTTGTCGAGCAGCAGTTTGTTCATTTGCATTCCCTGCGGATTCGTCCGCACGAGGAAGCCGTCGTTGCCGTTGACCGTGAGGATGTCGCCGTTCGACGCCGTCGTAAGGCCGAGCGGATCGTTGAGCGCGCCGCCCATCGTGAGCGTCCGGCCGTTTCCGGACGAACCCATGCGAGACATCGGATTGGCGATGACGGCGATGCGATTGTTCACGCTGTCCGCGACGTACAGCGCACTGCCATCCGGCGAGAGGCCAAGCCCCGTCGGTCCGACGACGAGCGCCGCGGGATCGGTTCGCTCGGAAAACCCTGACCCGACGACCGTCATCGCGCGCACGTGCGGTTTGTCGTTCATCGACGTCTGGACGTCGAGGCGGACGATGGTTCCGCGATTGACGACCTTACCCTGACCCGCGACGGTTCCGTTGAGGACGTTGGAGACGAAAAGCGTCACATGGTCTCCCTGATCGACCGCGGCCATATCCCACGGCCCATTGATCGGACTGCCGGAGATCGTCTCGACGACCTCACCGCGACTGTCGAGTACGAGCACGCAGCCCGCATGCGCGGTGTTCGACATGCCGTTGCTCGTCGGCAAGCTGCCGACGAATACCCAGCCCGAACGCGTGACGGCGAGCGCGGTCGTCAGACCAATGCCACCGGGGCAATCGCCCGGCAAGCGGTGCGCGTTGATGTGCGCGAAGACGCGCAGGCCGCCGTTCGGCGAAATCTCGACGATCGTCGTTCCCGTGCCTTGCAAGTTTTGAGAATCGTTGAAGTTGCTGATGAGGACGTCACCCATCACGAGCGAGCCCATCGACATCGGCACGACCGCGGTGCCGTACGGATTGACGTCGCCGTTCGGCGGTACCGTCGAGCCGATCGTCGATATCCGATTCGAAAGATCGGAAGAAAGCGGCAGCGCCGGCACCGGCTGTGCGGCGAGCGCGATCTGCGCGGCGCCGATAACTGCAGCAGCAGTCGCGGCCGCTGCCAGAAAACGTTGTTTAGGCATCATGTTCATCTCACTGACTCCATGGAGCTTCCAAGAAGAAGGACGAGATAAGCTACCCACGGCTCCTGAAGAATCACTGAAAATCGCAAGGTCGCTCGTCAGGGACGCAAGAAAGCGGCGCGGATGGAAAGCGGCGGCGGTGCGCTGCGGCGCGAGCTGAACCCGACCGGCGCGATCTCGATCGTCGTCGGAACCGTCATCGGCACCGGCATCTTCCTAAAGTCTGCGGTCATGTCGCAGCTGCTCGGATCGTCCGAGTGGGTGCTCGCAGCGTGGGCCGCTGCGGGCCTGCTCTCCATCGCGGGCACGCTGACGTACGCCGAGCTCGGCGCGATGTTGCCGCATGCAGGCGGCCCGTACGTCTACTTGCGAGAGGCGTACGGCAAACTGCCCGCATTCCTATTCGGCTGGAAAGAGCTCTTATCGACGAAGGGCGCGAGCAACGCCGCCGTCGCGATCGGCATCGTCATCTTCCTCAACGCGCTCGTGCCGTGGAACGCGGTCTGGTTTCAGCACCCGATCAAGATCCTCGGCGAGACGATTCCCTGGCAGTTCGGCTCGCATCAGCTCGAGGCGATCGCGATCATTATCATCTTGTCAGTCGTCAACTCGTTCGGCGTGGCCGCGGGCGGTTGGACGCAGACGATTCTCACCGGCGCAAAGCTAATCGGCATCGCGTTCCTCATCATCGGCGCGTTCTTCGTGGCGCAAGGCGGATCGGTGTCGAACTTATTCGCGGCGCCGGCGAGCGGTCACGCGCCTGGAATACAGGCGTTCGGCGCAGCAATGATACAAGTGTTGTGGGCCTACTCCGGCTGGGGCGACCTCGCGCTTGCTGCGGGCGAAGTCCGGGCTCCGGGTCGCAACGTGCCGCTCGGGCTCATCGGCGGCATCCTCATCGTCATGACTGCATACCTCTTGACGAACGCCGCGTATGCATACGTGTTGCCGTTCAGCCAGATAGCGACCGCGAACTCCACCGCCTTCCCGGACGCCCCCGCCGTGGCAGCGAGGGCGGCGGCCGCGTTCATGCACGGCGGTGGGGCGCTCTTATCCATCCTGTTCGTCATCTCTGCGCTCGGCACGCTCAACGGCGGCATCCTCACCGGCTCTCGCATCCCGTTCGCGATGGCGCGCGACCGGCAGTTCCCCGAAGTTCTCGCGAAGGTAAACCCGAAGACGCGAACCCCAGTGACGAGCATCATCTTGCTCGCGATCTGGGCGTGCCTGCTCACCGTTTCGGGCTCGTTCGATCAGCTGACGACGCTTGTCATCTTTGTCGACATCACGATGGATATATTCGGGTCCGCCTCGATCTTCGTCTTGCGGCGGAAGATGCCGTCGGCCGACCGTCCGTATCGAACCCCGCTCTATCCGATCGTACCGCTTGCCTACCTTGCCACGCTCATCTGGCTGGTAGGCAACACCATCAAGACGACACCTCTCGAAGCACTCGGCGGGGTCGTCATCTTGCTGCTTGGTCTGCCCGTGTACTGGTACTACCGCAGCCGCCCAGCCCAGGGAGCGGTCCCTTCTCCGGCCAACTCCTAAGGACGAGGTGAACTCCTCGGAGAGGTAGGTGTCGCTATGTCGACACGTGCCGCTCGCGTTATCGCGGTCGCAATCATCGTCCTCATTTGTGCACTACCGCGAACACAAGCGCGAGCAAAGGGCGTCGACATGGATCCGCCGTCGGGTATAGTCCCGACGACTGCGACGTTGGAGCAAGTGCTCACAGCGCATGCGAAAGCCGTCGGAACGCGC
Encoded here:
- a CDS encoding SMP-30/gluconolactonase/LRE family protein; this encodes MMPKQRFLAAAATAAAVIGAAQIALAAQPVPALPLSSDLSNRISTIGSTVPPNGDVNPYGTAVVPMSMGSLVMGDVLISNFNDSQNLQGTGTTIVEISPNGGLRVFAHINAHRLPGDCPGGIGLTTALAVTRSGWVFVGSLPTSNGMSNTAHAGCVLVLDSRGEVVETISGSPINGPWDMAAVDQGDHVTLFVSNVLNGTVAGQGKVVNRGTIVRLDVQTSMNDKPHVRAMTVVGSGFSERTDPAALVVGPTGLGLSPDGSALYVADSVNNRIAVIANPMSRMGSSGNGRTLTMGGALNDPLGLTTASNGDILTVNGNDGFLVRTNPQGMQMNKLLLDNSGSPPGAGALFGLALRPGGGLYFVDDAQNTLMLLSR
- a CDS encoding amino acid permease; translation: MESGGGALRRELNPTGAISIVVGTVIGTGIFLKSAVMSQLLGSSEWVLAAWAAAGLLSIAGTLTYAELGAMLPHAGGPYVYLREAYGKLPAFLFGWKELLSTKGASNAAVAIGIVIFLNALVPWNAVWFQHPIKILGETIPWQFGSHQLEAIAIIIILSVVNSFGVAAGGWTQTILTGAKLIGIAFLIIGAFFVAQGGSVSNLFAAPASGHAPGIQAFGAAMIQVLWAYSGWGDLALAAGEVRAPGRNVPLGLIGGILIVMTAYLLTNAAYAYVLPFSQIATANSTAFPDAPAVAARAAAAFMHGGGALLSILFVISALGTLNGGILTGSRIPFAMARDRQFPEVLAKVNPKTRTPVTSIILLAIWACLLTVSGSFDQLTTLVIFVDITMDIFGSASIFVLRRKMPSADRPYRTPLYPIVPLAYLATLIWLVGNTIKTTPLEALGGVVILLLGLPVYWYYRSRPAQGAVPSPANS